A genome region from Natronobeatus ordinarius includes the following:
- a CDS encoding asparagine synthase C-terminal domain-containing protein has translation MIRGTDAATVRDALERAESLPGTFGFAGELDGRLVRDVLGRVPLFVEREGVDGSVLGRDSWAFSPTDLADPVPFPAGAVADGVERTQVWELPEPPVEADHDRALERVDRAIGRAAEAVDATDVAVAFSGGVDSALVAELLDAPLYVAGFPGSHDVAAARTAAEAMGRELEVVTLEPADLERAVPTVARAIGRTNAMDVQIALPLYLVAERVAAEGFDALAVGQGADELFGGYEKVARLDHRVDADTVRGAVREQIHTLPDQLPRDVLALEAAGVEPVAPLLHDDVVDAALRLPTALLVDGEIRKRGLRIVAGEYLPDSVATREKKAVQYGSLVARELDRLARQAGYKRRMDDHVTKYVEALLEDGV, from the coding sequence ATGATCCGCGGAACCGACGCCGCAACGGTCCGCGACGCCCTCGAGCGCGCCGAGTCGCTCCCCGGCACGTTCGGGTTCGCCGGCGAACTCGACGGACGCCTCGTCCGGGACGTCCTGGGACGCGTTCCGCTGTTCGTCGAGCGCGAGGGTGTCGATGGCTCGGTTCTCGGACGCGACTCCTGGGCGTTCTCGCCGACCGACCTCGCCGACCCCGTCCCGTTTCCCGCGGGCGCGGTCGCCGACGGGGTCGAGCGAACGCAGGTGTGGGAGCTGCCAGAGCCGCCCGTGGAAGCCGACCACGACCGGGCGCTCGAGCGGGTCGATCGGGCGATTGGCCGGGCAGCCGAGGCCGTCGACGCGACGGACGTCGCAGTCGCCTTCTCCGGCGGTGTCGACTCGGCACTCGTCGCCGAACTGCTCGACGCCCCGCTCTACGTCGCCGGCTTTCCCGGCAGTCACGACGTCGCGGCCGCCCGGACGGCCGCCGAGGCGATGGGGCGAGAGCTCGAGGTCGTCACGCTCGAGCCGGCCGACCTCGAGCGCGCCGTCCCGACCGTCGCGCGGGCCATCGGGCGGACGAACGCGATGGACGTCCAGATCGCGCTGCCGCTGTACCTGGTCGCCGAGCGAGTCGCCGCCGAGGGGTTCGACGCGCTCGCGGTCGGCCAGGGGGCGGACGAACTCTTCGGCGGCTACGAGAAGGTCGCCCGGCTGGACCACCGGGTCGACGCCGACACCGTCCGCGGGGCGGTTCGCGAGCAGATCCACACGCTCCCGGATCAGCTCCCGCGGGACGTCCTGGCGCTCGAGGCCGCTGGCGTCGAGCCCGTCGCGCCGCTGTTGCACGACGACGTCGTCGACGCGGCGCTTCGGCTGCCGACGGCGCTGCTGGTCGACGGCGAGATCCGCAAGCGCGGGCTGCGAATCGTGGCGGGCGAGTATCTGCCCGATTCGGTCGCGACCCGAGAGAAGAAGGCCGTCCAGTACGGCAGCCTCGTCGCCCGTGAACTCGACCGACTGGCCCGGCAGGCGGGCTACAAACGCCGGATGGACGACCACGTCACGAAGTACGTCGAAGCGCTGCTCGAGGACGGCGTGTAA
- the proS gene encoding proline--tRNA ligase, producing MSDQSQELGITESKSHRPGEWYAEVVQKAGLADYAPMGGFIVTKPRGYALWESIQDALDGWFKETGVDNVYFPMFIPESYLEREKDIVEGFDPEVAWVTQGGHEELEERLAVRPTSESIIAPYMAQWVRSHRDLPLRLNQWCSVVRWEATDTKPFFRTKEFMWQEGHTAHATNEGAWEEVWTRLYQYERVYEEVLAIPVLRGKKPEHDKFPGADTTTTVEALMPDGKSVQGGTSHHLGQSFAEAFDITFVDEDEKEQTAYTTSWGLSWRAIGALIMTHSDDQGLVLPPTIAPTQVAIVPIWQEETRDDVLEYAAGVAEELEEANVRVELDDRDERNPGFKFNEHELNGVPLRIEIGPNEAADEEVTLVHRPDNEKVVAERDDVAETVEAHLETIYDKLYAAAEERLEENVRTADSPEEIMGTIGRHGGYVKVPWCGDEACEEAIKEKVAAEIVMQPLADEGGSTPGETKRPDEDAVCAVCGEPADQIAYFAKSY from the coding sequence ATGAGCGACCAGAGTCAGGAACTCGGCATCACCGAGTCCAAATCGCACCGACCCGGCGAGTGGTACGCCGAGGTCGTCCAGAAGGCTGGCCTCGCCGACTACGCACCCATGGGCGGCTTCATCGTCACGAAACCCCGCGGCTACGCGCTGTGGGAGTCCATCCAGGACGCCCTCGACGGCTGGTTCAAGGAGACCGGGGTCGACAACGTCTACTTCCCGATGTTCATCCCCGAGTCCTACCTCGAGCGCGAGAAGGACATCGTCGAGGGCTTCGACCCCGAGGTCGCCTGGGTGACCCAGGGCGGCCACGAGGAACTCGAGGAGCGCCTCGCCGTCCGGCCGACGAGCGAGTCGATCATCGCGCCGTACATGGCCCAGTGGGTCCGCAGCCACCGTGACCTCCCCCTGCGGCTCAACCAGTGGTGTTCGGTCGTCCGCTGGGAGGCGACGGACACGAAGCCCTTTTTCCGCACGAAGGAGTTCATGTGGCAGGAGGGGCACACCGCCCACGCGACGAACGAAGGCGCCTGGGAGGAGGTCTGGACCCGGCTCTACCAGTACGAACGCGTCTACGAGGAGGTGCTCGCGATTCCCGTCCTCCGCGGGAAGAAGCCAGAACACGACAAGTTCCCCGGCGCGGACACCACGACGACGGTCGAGGCGCTGATGCCCGACGGCAAGTCGGTCCAGGGTGGGACCAGCCACCACCTCGGGCAAAGTTTCGCCGAGGCGTTCGACATCACCTTCGTCGACGAGGACGAGAAAGAGCAGACGGCCTACACCACCTCCTGGGGGCTCTCCTGGCGCGCGATCGGGGCGCTCATCATGACTCACTCCGACGACCAGGGACTCGTCTTACCCCCCACGATCGCCCCCACCCAGGTCGCGATCGTCCCCATCTGGCAAGAGGAGACCAGAGACGACGTGCTCGAGTACGCCGCCGGCGTCGCCGAGGAACTCGAGGAAGCGAACGTTCGCGTCGAACTCGACGACCGCGACGAGCGCAACCCCGGCTTCAAGTTCAACGAACACGAGCTCAACGGCGTTCCCCTTCGGATCGAGATCGGCCCCAACGAGGCGGCCGACGAAGAGGTCACGCTGGTTCACCGTCCGGACAACGAGAAGGTCGTCGCAGAGCGCGACGACGTCGCCGAAACCGTCGAGGCGCACCTCGAGACGATCTACGACAAGCTGTACGCGGCCGCGGAGGAGCGACTCGAGGAGAACGTTCGGACGGCCGACAGCCCAGAGGAGATCATGGGGACGATCGGTCGCCACGGCGGCTACGTGAAGGTGCCGTGGTGTGGCGACGAAGCCTGCGAAGAGGCGATCAAGGAGAAAGTTGCCGCGGAGATCGTCATGCAACCGCTGGCCGACGAGGGCGGA